The Phacochoerus africanus isolate WHEZ1 chromosome 3, ROS_Pafr_v1, whole genome shotgun sequence genome window below encodes:
- the C3H2orf88 gene encoding small membrane A-kinase anchor protein, whose translation MGCMKSKQTFPFSTTIESEKRPASQESFMPEERFLPRIPSLVNIKEEVKEPPGPEIVVSEFAHRLSQEILTDALQQWAGNNIKYYDIPYIESDGP comes from the coding sequence ATGGGCTGCATGAAATCAAAGCAAACTTTCCCATTTTCCACCACAATTGAGAGTGAGAAGAGGCCTGCAAGTCAAGAAAGCTTTATGCCTGAAGAGAGATTTCTACCCAGGATACCTTCTCTAGTTAACATCAAAGAGGAAGTGAAAGAACCCCCAGGGCCTGAAATTGTGGTGTCCGAATTTGCACACCGCCTGTCCCAGGAAATCCTGACTGATGCCTTGCAGCAGTGGGCAGGCAACAACATCAAGTACTATGACATCCCGTATATTGAGAGTGATGGGCCTTGA